Proteins from a single region of Synchiropus splendidus isolate RoL2022-P1 chromosome 3, RoL_Sspl_1.0, whole genome shotgun sequence:
- the LOC128756425 gene encoding lysophosphatidic acid receptor 6, whose amino-acid sequence MTRQVHAQVKMSGNNSSTFYDDSNKVSVMHVCIYAFIFLVGLVFNLTALVVFCRQSKSRSQTITYMTNLALADILLILTLPVRIYYYSGFSKLPTGLCDALGLILKANMYSSILLLTCISCDRCMAVTFPMSTRVQGWRKKAPFVCLGIWILTIGASIPIYLSQQRSRSHCFDEFPVYATQSYVVYPTLLLGFGIPFVTMLVSSWGLIRAVQKSIVAQTNLVDSKKIRRMIAASLIIFLISFLPYHVLILLLSLRKNSNPLLTAYRYSLMLACLNTVLDPIAYYFTTDTFRKNMYRDTTQRMLPLNSQS is encoded by the coding sequence TGTCAGGTAacaacagctccaccttctATGATGACTCCAATAAAGTCAGCGTCATGCACGTCTGTATTTACGCCTTCATCTTTCTCGTGGGTTTGGTTTTCAACCTCACTGCCCTGGTGGTTTTCTGCCGTCAGAGCAAATCTAGATCTCAGACCATCACTTACATGACCAACCTGGCCTTGGCTgacatcctcctcatcctcacgcTGCCCGTGAGGATCTACTACTATTCTGGGTTCTCTAAACTTCCCACGGGATTGTGTGATGCCCTGGGTCTGATCCTCAAGGCAAACATGTACAgcagcatcctcctcctcacctgcatTAGCTGTGATCGCTGCATGGCTGTCACCTTCCCCATGTCCACCCGCGTGCAAGGCTGGAGGAAAAAGGCGCCTTTTGTTTGTCTAGGGATATGGATTCTGACTATTGGTGCGAGCATACCCATCTACCTGTCCCAGCAGAGAAGTCGTTCCCACTGCTTTGATGAGTTTCCCGTCTATGCCACTCAGAGCTACGTTGTTTACCCAACACTTCTTTTGGGCTTCGGGATCCCTTTTGTCACTATGCTCGTCAGTTCATGGGGCCTGATCCGTGCCGTCCAGAAGAGCATCGTGGCTCAGACCAACCTGGTGGACAGCAAGAAGATCAGAAGGATGATCGCTGCCAGCCTcatcattttcctcatcagctTCCTTCCCTACCACGTCCTCATTCTTTTACTGTCTCTACGTAAGAACTCCAACCCCCTGCTCACTGCGTACCGCTACAGCCTGATGCTGGCGTGCCTCAACACAGTGCTGGACCCGATAGCTTACTATTTCACCACTGACACCTTCAGGAAGAACATGTACAGAGACACGACTCAGAGGATGCTCCCGTTGAACAGTCAAAGCTAA